In the genome of Leptospira inadai serovar Lyme str. 10, one region contains:
- a CDS encoding KpsF/GutQ family sugar-phosphate isomerase: protein MGETLDKVKKALDIEIESIRYFRENLDSNVEKAVELIYSAKGKVVVTGVGKSGDIGKKIASTLSSTGTPSFFLHPSDAAHGDAGIVSKGDVVLAIGKSGESEELLNLLPTIKNLGAILISLTANPQSRLAQDSDLVVLTPVLKEACPLELAPTSSTTIALMLGDAIAMALMEMRNFQKEDFALYHPAGRLGKRLSLKVDDVMRKGDKIAKVLPDTRLETILSEITAKLLGATAVVDHKETLLGFITDYDIRKLLKDGKFHKESQASDIMNSKPSSFESGTMAYDVLQSMERRERPISVAPIVSADGKLLGIVSIHDLLQKGL from the coding sequence TTGGGCGAAACGCTAGACAAAGTTAAGAAAGCCTTAGACATAGAAATCGAATCGATACGATATTTCAGAGAAAATCTGGACTCGAATGTGGAAAAAGCGGTCGAGTTAATTTACTCCGCGAAGGGTAAAGTAGTAGTTACGGGCGTCGGTAAATCGGGCGATATCGGAAAGAAGATCGCCTCCACTCTTTCTTCAACGGGAACTCCTTCCTTCTTTTTACATCCCTCCGATGCCGCACACGGTGATGCGGGAATCGTTTCCAAAGGAGATGTGGTATTGGCAATCGGAAAAAGCGGCGAAAGCGAAGAACTACTGAACTTATTACCTACCATTAAAAACTTAGGTGCGATATTGATAAGTTTGACGGCAAACCCTCAATCAAGATTAGCTCAAGACAGCGATCTAGTCGTTTTGACTCCGGTCTTGAAGGAAGCGTGTCCTCTAGAACTCGCTCCTACCTCTAGTACCACTATAGCACTTATGCTTGGGGATGCGATAGCCATGGCATTAATGGAAATGAGGAACTTCCAAAAGGAAGATTTCGCCTTATACCATCCGGCCGGGAGACTCGGAAAAAGATTATCTCTAAAGGTCGACGACGTTATGCGAAAAGGAGATAAAATTGCTAAAGTTCTTCCCGATACCCGACTAGAGACGATTCTTTCCGAAATTACGGCCAAACTCTTGGGAGCCACCGCCGTTGTTGACCATAAGGAAACTTTACTTGGATTTATTACCGATTATGATATTCGCAAACTTTTGAAAGACGGGAAATTCCATAAGGAGTCCCAAGCTTCCGATATAATGAATTCGAAGCCTTCTTCTTTCGAAAGCGGCACGATGGCTTATGATGTCCTTCAGTCGATGGAACGTCGGGAAAGACCGATATCCGTCGCTCCTATCGTTTCGGCGGACGGAAAACTTTTGGGAATCGTATCGATTCACGATCTATTACAAAAAGGATTATGA
- a CDS encoding UpxY family transcription antiterminator: MTDPNKSWYAIYTFSRSEKKLANELEKKGIESFLPLIPVKKVWSDRVKTIYQPVFASYVFVKIDLNTEKIRVLQTPGAHHLLSVAGVPLPVPEEDINLVRIFVNQFPERLQIRNEEKMEPGNKVLITGGPFKGYRAIVLRKINSVTVKVAIAGIQSSVAIDIDPESIEIEEENKIGRNARQS; this comes from the coding sequence ATGACTGATCCAAATAAATCGTGGTATGCCATCTATACTTTTTCCCGCTCGGAAAAGAAACTCGCAAACGAGTTGGAGAAAAAAGGAATAGAAAGCTTTTTACCTTTAATCCCGGTAAAGAAAGTTTGGTCGGATCGGGTAAAAACGATTTATCAACCGGTATTCGCCTCTTACGTATTCGTAAAGATCGATCTAAATACGGAAAAGATTCGAGTGCTGCAAACGCCCGGCGCACACCACTTACTTTCGGTGGCGGGAGTTCCCTTGCCGGTTCCGGAAGAGGATATCAATCTCGTTAGAATATTCGTAAACCAATTTCCGGAACGTTTACAAATAAGGAATGAAGAGAAAATGGAGCCCGGAAACAAAGTGCTAATTACGGGTGGACCTTTCAAGGGATATCGGGCGATCGTATTACGGAAGATTAATTCTGTCACGGTCAAGGTAGCGATTGCGGGAATTCAATCCAGTGTCGCGATCGATATTGATCCCGAATCCATTGAAATTGAAGAGGAGAATAAAATTGGGCGAAACGCTAGACAAAGTTAA
- a CDS encoding GMC family oxidoreductase N-terminal domain-containing protein — MGGIPAANDHILTPNKHADFLNRQGIKDGVWKVKTEVVIIGSGAGGAVAAATLAKAGWKVLLIEEGSYFTPAKFSGDEFISQARLYRDAGFIVTEEQTISILQGKTLGGSTTVNWQTSLYPPKYVTDEWDKRFGLKGYGREEMNDIISEVHDRIGVHEVPGNLINANNSILLKGGKALGLHPEVLKNNNDGCIGLGRCGLGCPINAKQSAFLTWIPDAIEAGATVVPNMRAQSIKDGATKTVIAEFSPDAYEKAPDNVIQKMIIEASVVILSAGAIEGPALLQRSGLGNDWVGRNLKLHPTSTNFALFDEKINMFSGPPQSAVIKDGHNQNGSGYGFWLEVAPFRPTLASSLVPFYGKSQFDILKKYPHMNAGIVLVRDGADGEANASVKWSLGRRKVYFELTPTDGKNLLKGIKMLAEVQAAAGAKAIVFPFPDIQEPIPVEKSSKFDWVLDKSIEPGRLSVGSAHPHGSIQAADSPEKGAVDPNFELYGHKNIFVMDASVYPTGLSVNPQITTMSINVRAARALASRKSEVLGNN; from the coding sequence ATGGGCGGAATTCCAGCTGCAAACGATCACATTCTCACTCCGAATAAACACGCAGATTTCTTAAACCGGCAAGGTATTAAGGACGGAGTTTGGAAAGTAAAAACGGAAGTAGTAATCATAGGCTCCGGAGCAGGCGGTGCCGTAGCGGCAGCGACTTTGGCTAAAGCGGGATGGAAAGTTTTGTTAATCGAAGAGGGCTCGTATTTCACGCCCGCAAAATTTTCGGGAGATGAATTTATTTCGCAAGCACGGTTGTACAGGGATGCGGGTTTTATAGTTACCGAAGAACAAACGATTTCCATATTACAAGGAAAGACTTTAGGCGGGTCCACTACCGTGAATTGGCAGACTTCGCTTTATCCGCCGAAATATGTTACGGACGAATGGGACAAACGATTCGGATTAAAAGGATACGGTCGCGAGGAAATGAACGATATCATTTCCGAAGTACACGATCGAATCGGCGTACACGAAGTTCCCGGAAATCTAATAAACGCGAACAATAGTATCTTACTGAAGGGGGGCAAGGCCTTAGGACTGCACCCGGAGGTTTTGAAAAATAATAATGACGGTTGTATAGGCTTGGGTCGATGCGGGTTAGGTTGCCCGATCAACGCCAAACAATCCGCTTTTTTAACCTGGATTCCGGATGCGATCGAAGCCGGTGCAACCGTCGTTCCGAACATGAGAGCGCAATCCATTAAGGACGGGGCAACCAAAACGGTCATTGCCGAATTTTCCCCCGACGCGTACGAAAAGGCGCCGGACAATGTAATTCAAAAAATGATAATAGAGGCATCCGTAGTCATTTTGAGTGCCGGGGCGATCGAAGGTCCCGCTCTGCTACAAAGGTCCGGTTTAGGGAACGATTGGGTAGGTCGGAATCTTAAACTTCATCCGACGAGCACGAACTTTGCCCTATTTGATGAAAAGATCAATATGTTCTCCGGGCCTCCGCAGTCGGCAGTCATTAAAGACGGTCATAACCAAAACGGGAGCGGTTATGGATTTTGGCTCGAGGTGGCTCCATTTCGGCCCACTCTCGCAAGTTCCTTAGTTCCGTTTTACGGTAAAAGTCAATTCGATATACTTAAAAAGTATCCGCATATGAATGCAGGCATTGTTCTCGTACGGGATGGGGCCGATGGTGAGGCGAATGCCTCCGTAAAATGGTCCTTAGGAAGAAGAAAGGTTTATTTTGAACTTACACCTACGGACGGAAAGAACCTATTAAAGGGCATAAAAATGTTGGCAGAGGTTCAAGCTGCAGCGGGGGCTAAGGCGATCGTCTTCCCATTCCCGGATATTCAGGAGCCGATACCTGTTGAAAAAAGTAGCAAATTTGACTGGGTCTTAGACAAGAGCATCGAACCGGGCCGCCTTTCGGTAGGTTCAGCGCATCCACACGGATCGATTCAGGCGGCTGATTCTCCTGAAAAAGGTGCGGTGGATCCGAATTTCGAGCTCTATGGACATAAAAACATCTTCGTAATGGATGCTTCCGTCTATCCGACAGGGCTTTCCGTTAATCCCCAAATTACCACGATGAGCATCAATGTGCGAGCGGCCAGAGCCTTAGCCTCGCGTAAGTCGGAAGTTTTGGGAAATAATTAA
- a CDS encoding UDP-glucuronic acid decarboxylase family protein, which yields MVSRVLVTGGAGFIGSHLCERLINQGHEVICLDNFHTGRKENVEKLLSNSRFELIRHDITEPIRLEVDKIYNFACPASPVHYQSNAIKTIKTNVLGTMNALGIAKRVKARILQASTSEVYGNPLEHPQKESYWGNVNPIGIRSCYDEGKRVAETLCFDYHRNHKVDIRVIRIFNTYGPRMLPDDGRVVSNFVVQALAGRDITIYGDGSQTRSFCYVDDLVEGIIKMMDAPDFIGPVNLGNDGEFTVKELAELVIQEIGSSSKIVYKPLPQDDPSRRRPDLSLARQKLGYEPKVSLKDGIRKTVEYFKNHLD from the coding sequence ATGGTTAGTAGAGTTTTAGTCACCGGTGGAGCCGGTTTTATCGGATCTCATCTTTGCGAGAGGTTGATCAACCAGGGTCATGAAGTTATCTGCCTAGATAACTTTCATACGGGTCGAAAAGAGAACGTCGAAAAACTTCTAAGCAACTCGCGCTTCGAATTAATTCGGCATGATATAACGGAACCGATTCGATTAGAAGTGGATAAGATTTATAACTTTGCTTGTCCGGCAAGTCCCGTGCATTACCAATCCAACGCGATCAAAACCATCAAGACGAACGTTCTAGGAACAATGAACGCGCTAGGCATAGCAAAGCGGGTAAAAGCGAGAATTCTGCAAGCCTCGACCAGCGAAGTTTACGGAAATCCGTTGGAACATCCGCAAAAAGAATCGTATTGGGGGAATGTTAACCCGATCGGAATTCGAAGTTGCTACGACGAAGGTAAGAGAGTGGCGGAAACTCTTTGCTTCGACTATCATCGAAATCATAAGGTCGACATTCGAGTCATTCGAATTTTTAATACGTATGGCCCTAGAATGCTCCCCGATGATGGCCGGGTTGTGAGCAACTTTGTCGTGCAAGCCTTGGCAGGCCGGGATATCACCATCTACGGAGACGGATCTCAAACTAGATCTTTTTGCTATGTAGATGATTTGGTGGAAGGCATAATTAAAATGATGGACGCGCCGGATTTTATCGGTCCTGTCAATCTTGGCAATGATGGCGAATTTACCGTAAAGGAATTAGCAGAATTGGTGATTCAGGAAATAGGATCCTCGTCCAAAATCGTGTACAAACCTCTGCCCCAAGACGATCCATCGCGTCGAAGGCCGGATCTAAGTCTCGCTAGACAAAAACTGGGATATGAACCGAAAGTCTCGTTAAAAGACGGAATCCGGAAAACAGTCGAGTATTTCAAAAATCACTTGGATTAA
- a CDS encoding tetratricopeptide repeat protein produces MYSAVRSLVYCSLFIASISLFADLREGKKAYSRKDYTEALKQFQKYNDNNPSSGEAWMYMGYIYESRKDYPKSIQAFKKAVTLSLPKKDVINCYTKIILYYNYHREYGEVITYSSRLLKIAPDLNHIQKMKAAAEERYSGGGRPSRPVVHEESNEPESVATLEKKFRQDPNNKNLKWQLSLAYYNEKEFAKSESILSELVKEEPENVEYGYKYGAVLVRIAKYDEALATLNRIESKIPPEREKLLYFTHLTQAAAFHKKRNFDEATKYYRKAYANKQTVLPLIGLTKIKWQLKDCENAIKTAEKALEFGEKTREIKMYIGLCKIQEGKKDEGYDLLKEIATSIEKENPNLQNLPEVYNDGILKLARYYTNAGQYNKALRYFRSVEPDEEEEREYRFYLGKAYFYTGSPEKAITLLEKIENSSNAYFLLAKCYARLGNLDKVMANIKKAAELNQSFWNSAEKEKEFKKFEEDDRFKKFLDTKAGTRATDPPSAKLNPQGPSLEPEVEAD; encoded by the coding sequence ATGTATTCCGCCGTTCGGAGCCTGGTCTACTGTTCCCTGTTTATCGCATCCATTTCCCTTTTTGCGGATTTGAGGGAAGGAAAAAAGGCGTATTCCCGAAAGGATTATACCGAAGCACTTAAGCAATTTCAAAAGTACAACGATAACAATCCGAGTTCGGGCGAAGCTTGGATGTATATGGGCTATATATATGAGAGCAGAAAAGATTATCCGAAGTCAATTCAAGCTTTTAAAAAGGCTGTTACGCTAAGTCTTCCGAAGAAGGACGTCATTAATTGTTATACGAAAATAATTCTCTATTATAATTATCATCGGGAGTACGGGGAAGTCATTACGTATTCGAGTCGTCTTTTGAAGATCGCGCCCGATCTAAATCATATTCAAAAAATGAAGGCTGCAGCCGAGGAAAGATATTCCGGCGGCGGACGTCCTTCTCGCCCGGTCGTTCATGAAGAAAGCAACGAACCGGAAAGTGTCGCCACCCTGGAAAAAAAATTCCGCCAAGATCCGAATAATAAAAATCTAAAATGGCAGTTATCCCTCGCATACTATAATGAAAAAGAATTCGCAAAATCGGAGAGTATTCTTTCCGAACTGGTAAAAGAAGAGCCTGAAAACGTGGAATACGGATATAAGTACGGCGCTGTATTGGTCAGAATCGCTAAATACGACGAAGCGTTGGCTACGTTAAACAGAATAGAATCGAAGATTCCTCCTGAGCGGGAAAAATTACTTTATTTTACTCATTTGACACAAGCGGCAGCATTTCATAAAAAAAGAAATTTCGATGAGGCCACAAAATATTATCGGAAAGCATATGCAAATAAACAAACCGTGCTACCTCTCATCGGACTTACGAAAATAAAGTGGCAGCTTAAAGATTGTGAAAACGCAATTAAGACGGCCGAGAAGGCTCTTGAATTCGGTGAGAAAACGAGAGAAATAAAAATGTATATAGGGCTCTGCAAGATTCAAGAAGGTAAAAAAGACGAGGGATATGATCTCTTAAAGGAAATCGCTACTTCGATTGAAAAGGAAAACCCGAATCTTCAGAATCTTCCCGAAGTATACAATGACGGAATTCTAAAATTAGCCAGATATTATACGAATGCGGGACAGTACAATAAGGCTTTGCGTTACTTCCGCTCCGTCGAACCGGACGAGGAAGAAGAAAGGGAATACAGATTCTATTTAGGAAAAGCGTATTTTTACACGGGCTCGCCTGAAAAGGCAATTACTCTTTTGGAGAAGATAGAGAATTCTTCGAATGCGTACTTTCTCTTAGCAAAATGTTATGCGCGTCTAGGAAACCTTGATAAAGTAATGGCGAACATAAAAAAAGCCGCCGAGCTAAATCAATCTTTCTGGAACTCCGCGGAAAAAGAGAAAGAATTCAAAAAATTCGAGGAAGACGATAGGTTTAAGAAATTTTTGGATACGAAAGCCGGTACTCGAGCAACGGATCCGCCGAGCGCTAAGTTAAATCCACAGGGGCCAAGCTTGGAACCGGAAGTCGAAGCGGACTGA
- a CDS encoding methyl-accepting chemotaxis protein yields MRKNLPVTGKEIHFPANAVIISRTDPKGRITYVSKDFAEISGFTEREMLGEPHNIVRHPDLPPIIYEDLWKTIQSGRPWNGIVKNRAKNGDHYWVDATVTPVFENDKITSYMSVRKKAERSDIEKADKLYQKLNRGISFGFKISSTVHNLQARLGNLGLAFVQLSLVIVPTGYLCYRFFSVDPLLSLLALGLGLLGSFSILRTMSKQGAKIREVVEIVRQLVNGNLLTDISRQEGREDVDKIYTNIRCLSISLWGLLVQMKENYGRNLNLYESLFKSLEKFRGSTQTQAASVEETAAASEELSKTIEEIVITIGEQTRSLSNVNNSIGSIDSSLRETSRSMEELASQTGEVSGRAHQAELIFNEAIRSMEEIKSFSNQINKIVGIITSISERTNLLALNASIESARAGEAGKGFSVVADEISKLAEQTKHSIKDIIQLVKNTSVSVEEGAIKVNQSVDVFRKLQDYIEKVHSSASQVRAHLSEQSGRLREIRMSSDQVLTLGKMMHNSSEQQKISAEEISASMHIISKNAEEIATTSEDIKDVVDDALHHSERFKGILGHFKTEKELP; encoded by the coding sequence ATGAGGAAAAACCTTCCCGTTACGGGTAAAGAAATTCATTTTCCGGCAAATGCCGTTATCATTTCGAGAACGGACCCGAAGGGTAGAATTACCTACGTCTCTAAGGATTTTGCCGAAATCAGCGGTTTTACGGAACGAGAGATGCTGGGAGAGCCGCATAATATCGTTCGACATCCGGACCTGCCCCCTATCATTTACGAAGATTTGTGGAAGACCATACAGTCGGGACGTCCTTGGAACGGAATCGTTAAAAATAGAGCAAAGAACGGCGATCATTATTGGGTAGATGCAACCGTTACTCCGGTCTTTGAAAACGATAAGATTACGAGCTACATGTCCGTCCGCAAGAAAGCGGAAAGGTCGGATATCGAAAAAGCCGATAAGCTTTACCAAAAACTGAATCGTGGCATAAGCTTCGGCTTCAAAATCTCATCTACGGTTCACAATCTACAAGCAAGACTCGGGAATCTAGGTTTAGCGTTCGTGCAATTAAGTCTTGTCATAGTTCCGACAGGTTACCTTTGCTACCGATTTTTTTCCGTCGATCCGTTATTGTCCTTGCTCGCGTTAGGATTGGGATTGCTGGGATCATTTTCGATTTTACGGACGATGTCCAAACAAGGAGCTAAAATTCGCGAAGTTGTGGAAATCGTCAGACAACTCGTAAACGGAAATTTATTAACCGACATATCCAGACAAGAAGGTCGGGAGGATGTGGATAAGATATATACGAATATCCGCTGCTTGTCTATAAGCTTATGGGGACTCCTAGTTCAGATGAAAGAGAATTACGGGAGAAATTTAAATTTATACGAATCCTTGTTTAAATCCCTGGAGAAATTTAGAGGAAGTACGCAAACCCAGGCCGCGTCCGTAGAGGAAACTGCTGCTGCTTCCGAGGAACTTTCAAAGACGATCGAAGAGATAGTAATTACCATAGGCGAGCAGACTCGTAGTCTTTCGAACGTGAATAATAGCATCGGTTCCATTGATTCCTCTTTACGCGAAACTTCTCGTTCGATGGAAGAACTTGCATCTCAGACGGGAGAAGTATCGGGAAGGGCCCATCAAGCGGAGCTTATCTTTAACGAGGCAATTCGTTCGATGGAAGAGATTAAATCCTTCTCGAATCAAATCAATAAAATTGTCGGGATCATAACTAGTATCTCGGAAAGGACGAACTTACTTGCCTTGAATGCATCGATCGAATCGGCGCGAGCGGGTGAAGCGGGGAAAGGTTTTTCGGTCGTCGCGGATGAAATATCGAAACTCGCCGAACAAACGAAACACAGTATCAAAGATATCATCCAGCTAGTAAAAAACACCTCCGTTTCCGTCGAGGAAGGTGCGATAAAGGTAAATCAGTCGGTCGACGTTTTTCGAAAACTTCAGGATTATATAGAAAAGGTTCACTCGTCGGCTTCGCAGGTTCGAGCTCATCTATCCGAACAATCCGGTCGATTGAGAGAGATTCGTATGAGTTCCGACCAAGTGCTCACTCTCGGGAAGATGATGCATAATTCCTCCGAGCAGCAAAAAATATCCGCGGAAGAAATTTCCGCTTCGATGCACATCATATCTAAAAACGCGGAAGAGATCGCCACAACTTCGGAGGATATAAAAGACGTCGTAGACGACGCATTGCATCATTCCGAAAGATTTAAGGGCATTCTTGGTCATTTTAAAACGGAAAAGGAGCTCCCGTAA
- a CDS encoding type I 3-dehydroquinate dehydratase: protein MENPEKIFIILTLDEEEFFNLKELPTADFLEIRLDLFQNSQGKTAAISEAINKLNARIILTYRQPEDSSLKAKSVWTQEDVAPLLKNLNIGKHYLDLELDKDNSIFANVDEADFGIIQSIHSFTGILGLEELEFYFRTVAEESLGAKHMDLPFDRILKIAVMPNTESDVLAFRNSSLKISQLVQKRSPRLGYCSILMGERGQKDRIFPERLGSRFTYTCLGEPKAPGQINLETLLHERNEKS, encoded by the coding sequence ATGGAGAATCCCGAAAAAATCTTCATCATTCTCACACTCGACGAAGAGGAGTTTTTCAATTTGAAGGAACTCCCCACTGCGGACTTTCTTGAAATTCGTTTGGATTTATTTCAGAATTCTCAGGGTAAAACGGCGGCGATTTCGGAAGCCATTAATAAATTGAATGCCCGCATAATACTCACTTATCGTCAACCCGAAGATTCAAGTTTAAAGGCAAAGTCCGTTTGGACTCAGGAAGATGTAGCTCCTCTTCTGAAAAATTTGAATATCGGAAAGCATTATCTTGATTTGGAATTAGATAAGGATAATTCGATATTCGCAAACGTCGATGAAGCCGATTTCGGAATCATCCAATCCATTCATTCTTTCACAGGTATCTTGGGACTGGAAGAACTGGAATTCTACTTTCGAACGGTAGCGGAAGAATCTTTAGGGGCAAAGCATATGGACCTTCCTTTCGATCGAATTCTAAAAATCGCAGTTATGCCGAATACGGAATCCGACGTCTTAGCATTCAGAAACTCGAGTTTAAAAATATCTCAACTAGTACAAAAGCGAAGTCCTCGTCTGGGTTATTGCAGTATCTTGATGGGCGAACGTGGACAAAAAGATAGAATATTTCCGGAAAGGCTCGGCTCTCGCTTCACGTATACGTGTTTAGGAGAACCTAAGGCGCCGGGGCAAATTAATTTGGAGACCCTTCTGCATGAAAGAAATGAAAAATCATAA
- a CDS encoding DUF445 domain-containing protein: MSEWFHSYPDSIQVLSIFLTCSFVGWVTNYIAVQMIFFPNEFRGIGFIGWQGIIPHHAVKMSGLIANVLITRLVNPYELYRKIQPSKIVELIRDLIRLRSKDIVKNVLVAASPALWSMLPKGSREALEREIQEEIPLKIREVYHSFGKELHKVLQVDELIRASLSGPNTKYLVEVFRRCGGPEFKFIIRSGIYFGFLIGCVQVAFIGIFNQWWTMPIMGIVVGYLTNWLAILMIFHPLEPRNFLLFKYQGLFLKRQKKVSKEFASVIASRVLTTENLTRLIFLGKGGDLIVNELVIRSKELSERKLKERIPYAKLLIGTAKVEELKEKITEMIVGLVPETAERMKGYLEETLEIEKIIYERLSVLPALEFEQLLHSVFKEDETTLILLGALLGGIAGCIQAYIVFTGL; the protein is encoded by the coding sequence ATGTCGGAATGGTTTCATTCCTATCCTGACTCGATTCAGGTTCTTTCGATTTTCTTAACTTGCTCCTTTGTCGGATGGGTTACGAATTATATTGCGGTTCAAATGATTTTCTTTCCTAACGAATTCCGTGGAATCGGCTTCATCGGCTGGCAAGGAATCATCCCTCATCACGCGGTGAAAATGAGCGGCTTAATCGCGAATGTATTAATTACAAGACTCGTGAATCCTTACGAGTTGTATCGAAAAATTCAACCGTCGAAAATCGTGGAATTAATTCGAGACCTGATTCGTTTGCGTTCTAAAGATATAGTAAAGAACGTTCTAGTAGCCGCAAGTCCTGCTCTGTGGTCGATGCTTCCTAAAGGATCGAGGGAGGCATTAGAGAGAGAAATTCAAGAGGAAATCCCGTTAAAGATACGAGAGGTTTATCATTCTTTCGGAAAGGAATTGCATAAGGTTCTGCAAGTGGACGAACTCATTCGAGCTTCTTTGTCGGGGCCCAATACTAAGTATCTGGTCGAAGTCTTTAGAAGATGCGGCGGTCCCGAATTTAAATTCATCATCAGATCCGGAATATATTTCGGATTTTTAATCGGGTGCGTTCAAGTGGCATTTATCGGAATATTCAATCAATGGTGGACTATGCCGATCATGGGAATCGTCGTCGGCTATCTAACGAACTGGCTCGCGATCTTAATGATCTTTCATCCGCTCGAACCCAGGAATTTCCTCCTCTTTAAATACCAAGGACTATTCTTAAAAAGACAAAAAAAAGTTTCGAAGGAGTTTGCTTCGGTTATTGCGTCCCGGGTGCTGACGACCGAAAATTTAACGAGGTTGATTTTCTTAGGGAAAGGCGGAGATTTGATCGTAAACGAATTGGTAATACGATCAAAGGAATTGTCCGAGCGGAAATTAAAGGAAAGAATTCCATACGCGAAATTGTTGATCGGTACTGCGAAAGTCGAGGAACTAAAGGAAAAGATCACCGAAATGATCGTCGGTTTAGTACCCGAAACGGCCGAGCGAATGAAAGGATATCTCGAGGAAACTCTTGAAATTGAAAAAATAATTTACGAACGGTTAAGCGTTCTCCCAGCCTTGGAATTCGAGCAACTCCTACATTCGGTTTTTAAAGAGGACGAAACCACGTTAATTCTTCTTGGGGCCTTGTTAGGTGGAATTGCCGGATGCATCCAGGCATATATAGTCTTTACCGGACTTTAG
- a CDS encoding M50 family metallopeptidase, with protein sequence MENRFLRLALLLAIVATLLSYWNHGWVSYLKDFVVFIHEAGHATATLLTGGSVQTIELQGDESGQTIASPLAGKGPFVFVVSAGYLGCCLVGGFLLNRGFKGRLVRPTLLILGGAILLLTLKYTTAGSLAQKTGLSWGIFVLIAAFLPFGWDRLVTVFLGTSVTLYSLYDLLDFTENIQNTDAGILAYWATGSDPKNATPKSVVFLGYLIALLWSFFSVSIIFFSLKRAVVPVRDPNLEEFLPGSSMPGEDNKESPFPGEVTPEVLDWFLSRGLDLNGKPLSPEFKDLEKLDG encoded by the coding sequence ATGGAAAATCGCTTCCTACGTCTTGCGCTTCTGCTGGCAATCGTCGCCACCTTATTGTCGTACTGGAATCATGGATGGGTCTCCTACTTAAAGGATTTTGTGGTATTCATTCACGAAGCGGGTCACGCTACGGCAACGTTACTTACAGGTGGAAGTGTCCAAACCATCGAGCTCCAAGGCGATGAATCCGGACAAACCATTGCCTCTCCGCTTGCAGGAAAAGGCCCGTTCGTATTCGTGGTATCTGCCGGTTATTTAGGGTGTTGCTTAGTCGGCGGATTTTTATTAAATCGAGGTTTCAAAGGCAGACTAGTCAGACCCACGCTTTTGATATTGGGCGGCGCGATTTTACTCTTAACGTTGAAATATACTACGGCCGGAAGTCTCGCGCAAAAGACGGGACTTTCTTGGGGAATATTCGTATTAATCGCGGCTTTTTTACCTTTCGGCTGGGACCGGTTAGTTACGGTTTTTCTCGGCACAAGCGTAACGTTATACAGTCTCTATGATCTTTTAGATTTTACGGAAAATATTCAAAATACCGATGCCGGGATTTTGGCTTACTGGGCTACCGGGTCCGATCCGAAAAATGCAACTCCTAAATCGGTCGTATTCCTGGGATATTTGATTGCTCTCCTTTGGTCTTTTTTTAGCGTATCCATCATATTCTTTTCCTTGAAACGTGCCGTAGTTCCGGTTCGAGATCCGAACTTGGAAGAATTTTTACCCGGGTCTTCGATGCCGGGTGAAGATAATAAGGAATCTCCTTTTCCGGGAGAAGTAACGCCGGAAGTCCTGGATTGGTTTTTAAGCCGCGGCTTGGATTTGAACGGAAAACCTTTGTCGCCCGAGTTTAAAGATTTAGAGAAATTAGATGGTTAG
- a CDS encoding LIC_10042 family TonB-like protein → MNFRSSIFLSTIVHLLSAGGVLFFSHASLGDLDSVKLHLSRGSIPNLRFSIPSTLGNGLPVSDQNRNAGTEEFEIEKFKNEIHFPPEALEQRLESDCTWNVEIGREGEARKVTTIRPCRYRIFESQFRKSIYRWKFQLKEGTVLTIPVSFRIETND, encoded by the coding sequence ATGAATTTTCGCTCGAGCATATTCCTGTCGACGATTGTTCACCTATTATCGGCAGGCGGAGTTTTATTTTTCAGTCATGCTAGTTTGGGCGACCTCGACTCGGTTAAATTGCATCTGAGCAGAGGTAGCATTCCCAATTTACGCTTTTCGATTCCCTCTACTCTTGGAAATGGACTTCCCGTTTCAGACCAAAACAGGAACGCAGGTACGGAAGAGTTCGAGATCGAAAAATTCAAGAACGAAATTCATTTTCCGCCGGAAGCATTGGAACAAAGACTAGAATCCGATTGTACTTGGAACGTAGAAATCGGCCGGGAGGGCGAAGCTAGAAAGGTCACAACGATTCGTCCCTGTCGCTACCGAATTTTCGAAAGTCAGTTTAGAAAATCCATTTATCGGTGGAAATTTCAATTAAAAGAAGGTACTGTTCTCACTATACCGGTATCTTTTCGAATCGAAACAAATGACTGA